The Pandoraea apista genomic interval TCCAAATTGCTGCTGCCCAACGTGTGGTGTGTCGATACGCCGGAGGAGCGGGCGTTCGTGTTGCACGCCATGAACGAGATCAATCGCCGCTACAAGGCGATCAAGATCCACACAGTGGACGACCAGGTGTGGCTTGCCGTGGAGATGTGGCTTGTCGATCAGGCCGATTGGGCGGTGCACCTGCCGCGTGCGGTACGGGCGTTGTCGCATGCGCTGTTCCGGTTTGCGGAGCAGATGCGGATCTCGGTTGAGGAGGCCCGTGGGGCCAATGAGACACTACGGTTGAATCACTGATTCCGGCGGGGACGGTACGGCGCGGATCACGTAGAATTCGCGCTGGACTACGCCCTGCCCGCATGAAAAGCGACGACATCGATAACGAAGAACTGACGCGCCTGCTACGCAAGTTCGGCAAAGCCGGAGACCGCAGCCGCGAGGCGCTTGCGGCGCACCGCAAGTTCTACGACCATATTGCCCGCGTGCTAGACCGGCAGGCATTGCAGGCGACCAATTACAACGAAGATCTGGCCGTCGCCGCAGTGCAAGACGCCTGGCTGCGCATTCTGCGCAAGGCCGAGACCTACGATCCGGCGCGCGCTACGGTCAAGACATGGGTCAAAGACATCACGTACAAATGTGCGATCGATGTATTGCGCAAGCATTACAAGCACAATCGCAATACCTCCCTGTCAAATGAGGATGCCGCGTCGGCTGACGCCGACGGCGACGCTACCGCGGGCCGCACCAGTGCGAGCCACTGGCTCGAGCCTGTTTCCGATCCCGACGAGACCGCCTGCGACCTGCCGTCACCTGAAGACCGTGCCTACGGTTCGCAACTCGAGCGCGTGATGCGAGA includes:
- a CDS encoding RNA polymerase sigma factor: MKSDDIDNEELTRLLRKFGKAGDRSREALAAHRKFYDHIARVLDRQALQATNYNEDLAVAAVQDAWLRILRKAETYDPARATVKTWVKDITYKCAIDVLRKHYKHNRNTSLSNEDAASADADGDATAGRTSASHWLEPVSDPDETACDLPSPEDRAYGSQLERVMRDCLNMLPTGDGPNYRLAMELTLEDELSYADMTVRLQEQTPPGVLINAEQVRGWVRAATQRMRRCVSAKLGWARPKRGGMATDQKETRA
- a CDS encoding T3SS (YopN, CesT) and YbjN peptide-binding chaperone 1, which produces MHQAIPTLLDYFKREGYVAHVDDDGDIVFKREGMNYALCFDREDPEFSKLLLPNVWCVDTPEERAFVLHAMNEINRRYKAIKIHTVDDQVWLAVEMWLVDQADWAVHLPRAVRALSHALFRFAEQMRISVEEARGANETLRLNH